From Saprospiraceae bacterium, one genomic window encodes:
- a CDS encoding CRTAC1 family protein, whose amino-acid sequence MINLQLHKNFTFSAFRKNKNYCILLILWMIMSHHAYPQTLFQKISQGPVVNTISDSRSVNLVDVNNDGLDDLFISNGPSSGAEDYLYINQGNFQFYKDTLFFKSLILPSVGACIGDIHNNGDRTIYVSSWYNRSNVLYIKNAMGQYNGSPTSYKTYSESAAWGDYDQDGWLDLYVSNAGNGPADNRNLLFRNDGKGNLTPVLNHISTSETLYSRGVSWVDFDNDGDADLFVCNENKSVNSLFRNDGNGMLVKMDQAGDLLKDKESSMSASWADVNNDGWLDVFVCHSNNFIPASSALYINQKNGSFSAIRQPFASDPGCSFSASFADYDNDGDLDLAVSNGFCNTEMYNVLYLNDGFGNFTKDDHSIQDLSTPCSFGLAWSDLDQNGFQDLVISTCKNSSQAVLPNNMVFQNKGNSNHWIRFDLKGNKSNKDAIGARINISSKVDGKQLIQSREISSQSGYCSQNSLKAHFGLKDGTKVDTVWIQWPSGIQQKMFNLPSDLEKIIVEPNISSTLETSKNELRINPNPAQGVVRIYFPQNVFKTYCKIEIIHQNGQLLFSRNQILTDHSEWFELDTTALQLPPGSYTLSLQSENQHISKEMVLIR is encoded by the coding sequence ATGATCAATCTTCAATTGCACAAGAATTTCACTTTCTCCGCTTTTAGGAAAAACAAGAATTACTGCATTCTTCTTATCCTGTGGATGATAATGAGCCATCATGCATATCCACAAACACTATTTCAAAAAATAAGTCAGGGTCCCGTGGTCAACACCATCTCTGACAGCAGAAGTGTTAATCTGGTCGATGTCAACAACGATGGCCTTGATGATCTATTTATCAGCAATGGTCCTTCATCAGGTGCCGAAGATTACTTGTACATCAATCAGGGAAATTTTCAGTTTTACAAAGATACGCTATTTTTTAAATCACTTATTTTGCCTTCGGTAGGTGCATGCATTGGAGATATTCACAACAATGGAGATAGGACGATTTATGTGAGCAGTTGGTATAATCGCTCCAATGTCTTGTACATTAAAAATGCAATGGGTCAATACAATGGCAGCCCTACCAGCTATAAAACCTACAGCGAATCTGCTGCATGGGGCGATTATGATCAGGATGGTTGGCTGGATTTGTATGTTAGCAACGCAGGAAATGGACCGGCAGACAATAGAAATCTGCTGTTTAGAAATGACGGCAAGGGAAATTTGACTCCAGTTCTAAATCACATCAGCACTTCGGAAACTCTATATTCCAGGGGTGTCAGTTGGGTCGATTTCGACAATGACGGGGATGCTGATTTGTTTGTCTGCAATGAAAACAAATCTGTGAACAGTCTTTTCCGAAACGATGGAAATGGGATGCTTGTCAAAATGGATCAGGCTGGTGATTTATTAAAGGACAAAGAGTCTTCCATGAGCGCCAGTTGGGCCGATGTCAACAACGATGGATGGCTGGATGTCTTTGTTTGCCATTCAAATAATTTTATCCCTGCTTCCAGCGCGCTTTATATCAATCAAAAAAACGGTAGTTTTTCAGCAATCAGACAACCATTTGCTTCTGATCCGGGATGTTCCTTTTCTGCTTCCTTTGCGGATTACGACAACGACGGCGACCTCGATCTTGCTGTCAGCAATGGTTTTTGCAATACAGAGATGTACAATGTACTATATCTCAATGACGGCTTCGGAAATTTCACAAAGGACGATCATAGTATCCAGGATTTGTCGACACCTTGTTCTTTTGGATTGGCCTGGAGCGATCTCGATCAAAATGGCTTTCAGGATCTGGTGATCTCCACTTGTAAAAACAGCAGTCAAGCTGTTTTGCCAAATAATATGGTCTTCCAAAATAAGGGAAATTCCAATCATTGGATTCGATTTGACTTAAAAGGAAATAAGTCAAACAAAGATGCAATCGGTGCCAGGATCAACATCAGCAGTAAGGTCGATGGAAAACAACTGATCCAATCCAGGGAAATCTCCAGCCAATCAGGCTATTGCAGTCAAAACAGTCTTAAAGCGCATTTCGGTTTAAAAGACGGAACAAAAGTAGATACCGTGTGGATTCAATGGCCTTCGGGTATTCAACAAAAGATGTTCAATTTGCCTTCAGATCTTGAAAAGATCATTGTAGAACCAAACATCAGCTCTACCCTAGAAACTTCTAAGAACGAACTGAGGATAAATCCCAATCCTGCTCAGGGTGTGGTCAGAATATACTTCCCACAAAATGTGTTTAAAACCTATTGCAAAATCGAAATTATCCATCAAAATGGTCAGTTGCTGTTTTCAAGAAATCAAATCCTCACCGATCATTCGGAATGGTTTGAACTTGACACCACAGCTTTGCAATTGCCACCAGGAAGCTATACGCTTAGTCTTCAGTCCGAAAATCAGCACATATCAAAAGAAATGGTCCTTATTCGATAA
- a CDS encoding histidine kinase, which translates to MKRHIYFWAAYLIFYWLLIWSGLNNNENESTGMQIALTALATIIILLPAKISAVYIGMPALITKISHSIGSWTRVILRLVAGIITGIILYRLAIHLIIYPYLYQRPLAWDQFFVLSRMLSNFAELLVPMLFFGVLWISAEQRRSSLNAKQMENEKLNFELQLIKSQTNPHFLFNTLNNIYGLSRKNDPRAAEALLKLSQLLRYLLYDNASSKVLLDKEIKMIQAYIDLMQMRRIKPVELKMQFENLNVLREISPGLLLPLVENAFKFVGEKAEGMAHINLNISHDDQDQFCFYIQNSVDETMDHSSGGLGLKNLKRQLELEYPNRHSLKVTKDQGSFELELKITNA; encoded by the coding sequence ATGAAAAGACATATTTATTTTTGGGCAGCTTATCTTATTTTTTATTGGTTGCTGATTTGGTCCGGTCTAAATAACAATGAAAATGAAAGTACGGGTATGCAGATTGCACTGACTGCACTGGCTACAATAATTATTCTCTTACCCGCCAAAATATCTGCTGTCTATATTGGAATGCCAGCCTTGATCACCAAAATAAGCCATTCCATTGGAAGCTGGACCAGGGTTATTCTTCGATTGGTAGCAGGTATCATAACCGGGATAATTTTGTATCGCCTGGCCATACATCTAATCATATATCCATATTTATATCAGAGACCCCTGGCCTGGGATCAATTTTTTGTATTGTCCAGAATGTTGTCCAATTTTGCAGAGTTGCTGGTGCCTATGCTCTTCTTTGGGGTGCTTTGGATCTCTGCTGAACAGCGCAGGAGCAGTTTGAACGCCAAACAAATGGAAAACGAAAAATTAAATTTTGAATTGCAACTCATCAAATCACAAACCAATCCACATTTCTTATTCAATACCCTCAATAACATTTACGGTCTCAGCAGAAAGAATGATCCCAGAGCAGCTGAAGCACTCTTAAAACTCTCACAACTCTTGAGGTATTTGTTGTATGACAATGCATCTTCCAAAGTTTTATTGGACAAAGAAATTAAAATGATCCAGGCCTACATCGACTTGATGCAGATGAGACGCATTAAGCCGGTGGAACTAAAAATGCAATTTGAAAATTTAAATGTCCTCAGGGAAATATCTCCCGGATTATTATTGCCTTTGGTAGAAAATGCATTTAAATTTGTGGGTGAAAAAGCGGAAGGAATGGCGCACATTAATTTAAATATTTCCCACGATGATCAAGATCAATTTTGTTTTTATATTCAAAATTCGGTGGATGAAACGATGGATCACTCCAGTGGAGGTTTGGGTTTGAAAAATTTAAAAAGGCAACTCGAACTGGAATA